In Acidobacteriota bacterium, the genomic stretch TAATCGGCCAGCAACAACATCTTCAAGGCGTGATTGCCGACATAAGCCACATCCAACAGCATATTGCCCGGCAATTCGCGTTGCACCGACAACTGCCAGTTTTGAATGTAAGCCGTGCGCGTTTCGCGCGGCGTGAAGAGCACAACGTTGTTGGGCAGATTGGTCGGATAGCCAGTCTGCGTCGGACGGAAACAGTTGTCGGCATAGACCGTGCCGGTGCAGAGCGCGAGCGCGGCGTTTTGCGTGACGTTCGCGCGCGTGATTTGCGGGAAGTTCGTCGCCAGCAAATCGGCGCTGCCGACGCGGTTGAAATGCACGTAGCCGATGCCGTACCCGCCGCGCACGACCGTCTTGTCGAGCAGGTTGTAGGCGAAGCCCAAACGCGGCGCCCAGTTGTTGCGGTCGGGATCAACCAGCGCGCGGTCATACGCCGAGCCGTCTTTGGCTTGAATGATCGCCTTCGTCGTCGGGTCGAAATTCGACAGACGATTCTGTGCTTCGCGGAAGGGCGAGGCGTATTCGTAACGCACGCCCAGATTGAGCGTGAGTTTCTGGTTCACTTTGAAGTCGTCTTGCGCGTAGGTGTAATGCAAGCGCCGCTGCATCTCGACCACCAGCAGGTTGGCGAATTCGTATTGCGAACGCGCGCCGAAGAAGAAGTCCGACAGGTTGAAGATCGTATTCGCCGCCGATGTCGCAGTGTTGCGGCTGAACTGGCTCGAATAGGTATCCAGGCCCATCAGCGGGTTGGTGTCCTGCACGTCGGTGTTGACCGAAAGGTATTCGTAGCCAGCCTTCAAACTATGGCGGCCCCGCGTCGTCGTGTAGTTGAAGCGCGGATTGATCGAGAACGGATTTTGAAATTGTGGGTTGGTGGATTGACGGCCCAATTGCGCAAAGCCGGTGACAGTTTGCGTGGTCAAGCCGCCCGTAATCAAACGGTCTTCGGGCAAGCCGGTGATGCCGTAAAGTTCGCGCACGCTCGGCCCGCCAGAGAGAGGCGGACGTTTACCGCCTTCGATTTTCGAGACGCCCAGCCGCGCTTCGAACGCCGAACCGTTCGAGAGCGCATAGGTCGCACCCGCCACCAGTTGCTGATTGAGCACGTTGATGAAGCCGTTCTGGTTGCTGCCCGACGGCCCAGGGATGTTCGGCCCGTTGAACTCGTTCACCTTGCGATGGCTTATGCGCACAAAGCCGTTGAGCTTGGCGCTGAAATTGTGATCGAGCTTGAGATTGAACTTGTCGTTGAAATTGCGGTTGGTCACCAGTTCGCTGTAATTGCTGGCGAAACTGGTTTCAGTTTTACCCGCCACATTGGGCGCGGGCAATTCGTTGAGCACCTTGCGCGCGAGCGCCGTCATCGGAATGCGCTGGCCTGCTGTGAAGATCGTGCCCGCCGCAATCGTCGCTCCGGTCGAATCAACAAACGCATAAGGCACGCGCACATCGCCAGTCAGAATGCCCTGACGTTGCAGCAAGGTCGGCAGCGTCGAGAAGACGACGTCTTTGGCGACTTGGCGAAAGCCTTCGTAATCAAGGAAGAAAAACGTGCGGTCTTTGATGATCGGCCCGCCCAGCGTGAAACCGAATTGATTACGGATCAACGGTGGTTTGACGCCGCTCACCGGTTTGAAAAAGCCGACCGCGTTCAGCACGGTATTGCGATGGAACTCCCACAGGCTGCCGTGAATTTGGTTGGTGCCGCTGCGATAGGCCGCGTTGATGACCGCGCCACCGCTGCGCCCGAATTCCGCGCTGTACGTGTTGGTCTGCACTTTGAATTCGGCCACGGCGTCGGGCGAAACCTGCACGACTTGCGAAGAGAAGCCCTGGTTGCTGGTGCCGTAAGCGTTGTTGTCCACGCCATCAAGCAGGAAGTTGTTGAAAGTGTTGCGCAGGCCGTTGACGTTGAAAGCGGCCTCGCGTCCGCCGCCCGTCGCGGCGTTTTGATTGGATTCGCGCACACCAGGTGCGAGCAGCACGAGGTTGGCATACGAACGGCCATTGAGCGGCAGGTTGACGATC encodes the following:
- a CDS encoding TonB-dependent receptor, which gives rise to MHRLQFLRNPALRLLWLALCLSLTSIAAWAQFDTATVLGTVRDANGAVLPNVKVELKSAATGLATTAQTDNEGNYQFINVRIGIYRVSAALQGFSTAVAERVEVVVNARQRVDLTMQPGQVSETVVITDAAQLLETESSVRGQVVQREQIVNLPLNGRSYANLVLLAPGVRESNQNAATGGGREAAFNVNGLRNTFNNFLLDGVDNNAYGTSNQGFSSQVVQVSPDAVAEFKVQTNTYSAEFGRSGGAVINAAYRSGTNQIHGSLWEFHRNTVLNAVGFFKPVSGVKPPLIRNQFGFTLGGPIIKDRTFFFLDYEGFRQVAKDVVFSTLPTLLQRQGILTGDVRVPYAFVDSTGATIAAGTIFTAGQRIPMTALARKVLNELPAPNVAGKTETSFASNYSELVTNRNFNDKFNLKLDHNFSAKLNGFVRISHRKVNEFNGPNIPGPSGSNQNGFINVLNQQLVAGATYALSNGSAFEARLGVSKIEGGKRPPLSGGPSVRELYGITGLPEDRLITGGLTTQTVTGFAQLGRQSTNPQFQNPFSINPRFNYTTTRGRHSLKAGYEYLSVNTDVQDTNPLMGLDTYSSQFSRNTATSAANTIFNLSDFFFGARSQYEFANLLVVEMQRRLHYTYAQDDFKVNQKLTLNLGVRYEYASPFREAQNRLSNFDPTTKAIIQAKDGSAYDRALVDPDRNNWAPRLGFAYNLLDKTVVRGGYGIGYVHFNRVGSADLLATNFPQITRANVTQNAALALCTGTVYADNCFRPTQTGYPTNLPNNVVLFTPRETRTAYIQNWQLSVQRELPGNMLLDVAYVGNHALKMLLLADYNQARPLTTAELALPAAQRPALDARRPIQGFRSISATLPAAYSEYNALQVKFERRFSKGLYVLNSFTFSKAIDNVSQVLEEPGGNEGRPQNLFNIAADRGVGAYDQPFNNTTSFVWELPFGKGRAWLGSLPYALDAALGGWTLTGINAMYSGQAVNFRYTPSPVTANLASFLGGIALRPNLVGNPLLPKSERTIDRWFNTEAVFLPTQDQPFGNAGRNLGRGPSVYQFDLGLQKNFALPVINEVSKLEFRAEFFNLLNKTNFGTPSGTASSIVRNATGAVTSAGGFGTIRSLYTPARQIQFALKLSF